A window of Magnolia sinica isolate HGM2019 chromosome 13, MsV1, whole genome shotgun sequence genomic DNA:
gttcgaactgagtttgaaACGAGCAATccgacaaaaggtgcagactataaacatttaggttatagttttcaaggcttttaatgttaataatgatttatatctgacttgattgctgtcatatgatcttagttacgatgtattcgataaattatacatgtgtttgaactatgtgaatatataatgcattccatgtgtttgttgaactgtttgaatgaaattgcaattatgatttgtgcttgtcatgactattaatctagaatacatgttcgttgtttgtatgacaactcctttatgaaaggatttgccagaatatatactataactaatttaattcatgtaGGTGGTAATGGtagctaagtgtttgataaaatgtctgaatgtgaaattgtttgatgaattgcttTTAATAAGGGTgatgagatagaattctcaactaccttatccatatttatagtttctttcatgtaatgtaaattgctactatgtgattgatggacgaaatgcatatatataataacatgttcaatgtgtttgataaaatgcccaaatgagaatcatgtttgaattgtttgttaaatgttgttatgagtaacatatgtgactacttatTACATTTatgtatgattgggactactacgtagtctagaaaatcggtaacggttcccgattgagtgacCGAATTattctcgccacattggatacgctcgatgaatccgagccggacgatgattgtcgatagtggttaggcctcATGGAGTGCTTTCGCGCTCCgtgtcgatcaattcaatgtatgctcgtactaatcgagcttatcaaataacccgattggcctattgtgtgtttaccatgtatggacgctactgattgaatctaaggtaccacttactaatgtgaaacccatttcaactatggtactacaatccactaagactcatgagtcgggcatggtggtatgggacaccgtagttgaGCTGTTGGATTACGCTGGGATAACAagtctccccgtagtaaccagtgagcaacccaaactcgtgagccgaatacggtagtatgggacactgtattcgggctgtcggcctacgctaaggtaacgagccttcccgtagtgaccttgagtataaattaggcctacgctgaggtgacgagcctccccgtagtgacctcgagtgtaaactcttgaacttgcctatccactactttcattaggggtgatgccctacaacttgtctatcgtatatgattaactaggattgacaaccctagatggatctttcgtttgggttaatgatataaagggaggtaccttagcttcctaaatttgctgtatgaataagcataatcaattacttggttaacacgactatgcaccacattgcatgtgatttggcgaggaagcgcgcatttagggagtttttcatgcgcgatcgtgagatggagttgctgagggagtgcaggcgagggcatgcatcattactgcatatcatttctgcattaacaagagtaattaggaagtaattattgtattgctttatcattactgcttgattgaattgataacatgttaacctttgccttatattaccactgagttgatcagtcagtcccactctaggacggtgttttaaaacactaaccaaaccCTGTTTTAGTTACAGATGATGATGTGGCTTACGTGACGGAGCTggatttcttagacgaggaggaggagttctcctacgtgcagctctcagGTGAGTCTATGTAGACTTAGAGCTGCGTCGCCGGGATCACAGtgttatggattagttggacatttacactctaagattttataaattttggaacaatacatgtatatattcagcctggtatcatactcatactctggggattgagaaacacttacctacttatatacctatctcagtcttctgttcgcttaatttaattatctctaaagtatgatatgttgatttagtataatccctctcatgtttaacgcactaatatggacaacatttaaacatcattatctatgttgcataagtgatgcattggatctcgggagttgagcattgctcgaccctcgaaatccaagACGTTACAGTTTCTCCAGGTGAGTTTATGGAAGGCTCAAGGCTGGAGGTTCCAGGCCTCTAAATAACTAATCAGGTAGAATGTTTCTCACCTGCATCTGACTTTTCACACCAATCCGGCCATCCTTGGTAGCAACTGCAGTTATTTGGGATGCTCCAACGGCCATGATTGCTCCCTGCAAAATAGTCCATTGTAAATTTAGTAGTCAGACTCTCAATTGAAGAGAGGATACCAACTTCTAAACTTGCTTAGCTCAATGGACCTTGCAAATGGAAGCAGTTCAATATGGACTACTTACAGTTCCTGGAGGCAGAATTACATCAAAGCGATCAACACCAAACATACCAAGGTTTGAAAGAGTGAATGTACCTACAAAATCCACAAGTGACTATCAGTACTCTTCCATGTACATGTTGAAATATGTGCAATGGGTGTTGAGGATCTCTGATCAGTGATATTATTACCACGCAACCCATCTGTAGGTAGATTTTCAAGATTCAAGACCCCGATCACCACATGACGGAGCGGAGATGGCAAGCCTACTCAGTCTTTCTATCTGACAATGCATTCTCAACTTAACCACTATAAGAagacaatacacacacacaacaGATACATCTTTATCTATATAGCACTAACAGTTTATGAGCATAGTACAATCATTCTTTCTGGGAAGAAAGATTGTCCTGTCAATAGGAGCAACTGGGTTTATTTTGGTCATTTTCCTATAAATAAGCATTTGGGCCTATCTATAACTTTACCATAGTCACCAGATGTTAACAGCCAAGATGTAAATGCAGGCCAGGGACTAACCAGACAAAACCTGGAAAGCAGAGGATCAAAACGTGTTTGAACACAGTAGCAGTGCTAAGCTCACGCGTGGCCGCACATGGTAACCATGTGAGGGACATCTCAGCCACGCAAGATGGTTTTACCCTTCAGATGATCTGGTCTGAAAATCAGGCAAGCCACACATGCTGgaacacaatggatggtttagtgAAAATTGCCAAAGACCCACGTTGAATGCACACATTATTAGGAGCGTTGcaaaaaaaccttaggatctcaccTCCCAAAACATCAGacttatgggatataataaagcgatgaaataaatcaaagcacaaaccacatgacacgagattttacatggaaaaccctcgaagaggtaaaaaccacgggacctagtccagagcaacaattcactatgaagtagaacattacaaccgatcacaagcacacgccgcttggatcaaaccttcttcgctCACGCAGGAGGGGatgaataataagagaataatgaaaaatgaaaagatctCACAGATCACGAGAACGTAGAAGcactgagacgtcgactgcgaagtagatcacctctacaagcagaaccctcccttctacaagcttcctctctctcttttccctctctctcttcctctataatcactttaggaagccttagcacaatagctttagaaagccttctcaatgccctaaaatagccctagggacccctatttatagtttaggaaactcctttccacacctctgcgaaaatcgcctcaaatttacgcagttcacaCCAAATCTAGACtgaatctgtgtaaccctcgactagttgagttagggcctcgactggtcgagtcaggccctcgactggtcaagcaataAAAAATCCAGTcactgaactttgagtcgagcaatcctcgaccaatcgagcagcacccttcgaccgatcgagcagaccACTCAACCGATTGAGCAACGCGGTGAAACATCCATTTTTTACAACCGGCTTctctatctctcctctgaactgaggaggaaaaccccatcaaatctctccctttctaaCTTAGGAGGAATTcgccttcttcaagccagtcaggtttctacaaacctcaaacttgcccttgagcaatgcctcGGTCATCATGTCTGCCCATTTTCGTCTGTGTGGactttctcaagctgtaacaccttctgctccaaagtatccctgatcccgTGATACCGAATatttatgtgcttcgacttggagtggtAACCTGGATTCTTActtaagtgtatagcactttgactatcgcaatagaccacgtgctgctcctgcttcaagctaagttcctatgagaacctcttcatccaaagcatcttttTACATGCTTCTGTGACCGTAATGTACTAGGCCtctatcgtcgacaatgctacgaccttctagagcttactctgccaagagaccgttccccctgcaaatgtgaacatgaaccctgatgtagacttcttggagtctatgtcacctgacATATCTGTATTtgtgtagccttctaacacaggtttttcatcaccatagcataagctcaacctggatgagcctcttagatactgtAGTATCCACTTCACTGTTGCCCAATATTCTTTGCCAAGATTGGGAAGATACCGACTGACAACATCaactgcatatgctatgtctgggcgcgtAAACACCATAACATACACCAAACTTCCTACCGCTGATGCGTAGggttcttcctcatttcatccaCTTCTGTCTTCGTCTTTGGACACTGCTTGCCACTCAacttgaagtgaccatccagtggagtattgACCGGCTTcattgcattcatattgaaccgctctaggactttctcaatataccgctcttgtgacaagcAAAGTTTTCTACcacttctgtcacgggttatctccattcttagGATCTATTTAGACAAACCCAAGTCTTTCATTGCAAacaacttgcccaactcctgttttagcttgtcaatcttcttgatttctttacccatgatgagcatgtcatcaacgtataacagcagaactaagaaatcaccatctgagaaatCATGCGTGAACACACAATGGTCCAACTCAGTTCTGTCATATCCAtactttaacatgaacgagtcgaacttcttataccattgccttgaagcttgtttcagcccatacaagctcttccttagcctacacaccatatattGTTTGCCCTTAATTTCAAatccctctggttggtgcatgtagatctcttcttccaggttacCATGGAGAAAGGtaattttaacatctaactactctatctctagatccatgctagctgccaacccaagcaacacccgtatggatgtcatcttcaccacttgtgagaatatctcttcgaagtctatacctttcctttgaccaaatcctttcaccacaagtctggccttaaacctcgtttgtgaattcttcttctcaatcttctttctgaacacccacttgttgctcagagctttcttgcccttaggtaatttcaccatatcataggtatggttcttatgtaagaatttcatctcctcttgtatagctttcaaccactcccccttatgctcgtcagctagggcctcagaataatcttctcgCTCttccccatcagtgagcataatgtactcatgcgacgAGTACTTCTTAGATGGgtgtctgtccctagatgtccttctcacctgtggctcaacaagtggatcaagtgggggcttctcccccggtccatcttttGTAGGAACTCTCTCGTCttctgcaccttgttgtactcctcTGTCATCAGGTACCACAGGAGGAgaaatcggatccatgtcctctagctcacgtGAACTAGGCTGGGTCTTCTTTGGCTTATAAATGTCTtttatacattgatcttcaaagaagaccacatctctgctcctggcgagcttcttctcggtcggatcccacaatttgtagccgaatttttcatcaccgtaccccaagaacatacattgcctgatcttcgtatcaagcttggacctctcatcctttggtacatgaatggatgccctgcatccaaacaccctaagatgacTGTTCGATGAATCttatccagtccacaccttctcaagtacttctccatttaacggggctgatggagacctatttatcaaatatactaccatgtgcattgcttctcctcaaaacatcttgggcaactttgcataGGATaatgattctctctacaatggtacAATTCActcgcttagccacaccattatgctggggggtcttgggaactgtTTTTTCATATCGTATACCCAGGGATTTACAATACTCATGGAAATCACCaatatattcaccaccattgtcagtgcagatgcactttaatgatcacCTAtatctctctcgaccatagcatgaaacattttaaacacaccaaagacctcgtccttggatttcaaagcataaactcaaactctcctagatgcatcatctataaaagtgataaaatacaatgccccacctaaggtttttgtcctcataggatcacaaacattagaataaatcaaatctaatgcatgcaatttattaacatgagaagtagatttaacaaatgaaactctatgctatttccctgataaacagtcaatacaggttttgagaggtatacctgttacgtctggaaggagccacttcctcgttagtagttgaagccctttttcactcatgtgaccTAGACGCTCGTGCCACATGTCAGTAGTTGAATCTTCCACTACGTTCAACCCACCcgtgcacacactgacacttaccttgtaaagggtgcaacacttcttctctctggctgtgatcaacgaacccttgatgagtttCCAGCGCCCACTAACAAATCGACTTTTATAGCCATCATCAttcaaccttcccgtcgacatcaagttaagacgaaggtctggaatgtgcctcacatccctgagaaccaatgtgcagcccacatcagtcttcacacaaatatcaccgactctTATGATCTTTGATacaccagaattttccatcttcacagtcccaaagtcacctgacttgtagcttgtgaagaattCTTTATGTGGAGttgcatgaaacgaggctcccgagtctatcacctagTTGATGTCCTGACTCATAGtcgtaaaataaacatcatgatctattAAAAGAATAACCATAACGTCGCCATCTTAAGCGACCGTAATGGAGtctaattcatcttccttctcctttccttttcctttcttgtcattcttcttcttacgacattcatgcttgtagtggcccttcttgccacaattccagcattcaacatccttcctgacactcgacttgcctcttgatttagctcgggccttcccgccctttctgttctttccacTCCCTcgatcttgtgtcacaagggcctcttattGAGTAGaaccctgagacttcctccttgtctcctcattgaagagacaactagttacttgttccatggacacctttccgtctggcgcgggaattactcagagacaccaccaatgtctcccaactgtcaagcAATGAGCTAAACAATAGTAAAGCCTGTGgttcatcgtccaggaccatcttcatagcggacaGTTGGTTCAATATGTTgctaacctcattcatgtgctcagccacagaaccaccatctttgaagtTGAGATTCaaaagtcgtcttatcagaaaaatcttattgccggctgtcttcctctcatacaacccttgcaatttcagtcataggctagcggctgaggtctccctagacacatggtggaatacggaatcctTTAGACATTgtttaataaaccccaccgccttccagtCCAATTCTTCCAATAATCATCTGACATATCATTtgtctttgctgatatgcctagaattggagcatacaagtccttgcaataaagcaagccctccatcttaaccttccatatggtccaattATAACcatgagactgatcatccttaatgagtcaccttccataattcagaactcatcccactccgttcaaccaacctggactctctaataccactttgttgggagcattgcacaaaaaccttaggatcttgcCTCCCAAAACAtcaaaattatgggatataataaagcaatgaaataaatcaaagcacaaaccacatgacacaagagattttacatggaaaaccctcgaagagataaaaaccacgggacctagtctaGAGTaataattcactatgaagtagaacgttacaaccgatcacaagcacacgctgcttggatcaaaccttcttcgttCACGCAGGagcggatgaacaataagagaataattaaaaatgaagagatctcatcgatcacgaggacgtagaagcgttgagacgTCGACTACGAAGTAAATCACCTCTACGAACAGactctcccttccacaagcttcctctctctctttcctctctctctctctctcttcctctagaatcactttaggaagccttagcacAATAGCTTTAGAAAGCCTTTTCAATGCCCTAGAATAgccatagggacccctatttatagtttagaaaactccttTCCGTACCTCTGcgaaaactgtctcaaatttacatagtccgcaCTAAATCTAGACTAAATCTGCATAAccatcgactagtcgagccagggcctcgactggtcaagcggaccctcgactggtcgagcaataaaAAACCcggtcactggactttgagttaagCAGTCCTcgaccactcgaccggtcgagcagcgcagTGAAACATCCATTTTTTACAACCGGTTGCTCTATCTCTCCTCTgaattgaggaggaaaaccccatcacacATGTGCCTCACCAGATGACTAGACTAGCCTGATTTATAGGCCCGATCATCTGCATGGTGAAGCTCACCTGATCAACAACTCATATATCCCACATGCCTTAGCAAAAACTAACAAAAACTAACACAGAATTAGTAAAGCATGGAAGAAACAGACTAGTTGAACAATCCTGACTTTAGTTTAGAATAAAGCAGAAAATGATATAGAAAGGAAGCAACTGTTGCAAGACCAGGAAAGTATCACAAGCGAACAGTTGGATGCTCTAAAATACATGTTTGTCCAACAACTTTTGTTGAATCATTAATGTTACATTTGGATATTCAACTGAATTGAGTTACAATAATTCAATTTAATACTGTAGATGTCACTAAAGGAAATAGAATTAGACCTGAGTTGACAGCACTGATAGTGCTGCACTGGAAAAATGTTGCAGTGCCCGAAATGTGTATGTCAAGTAACCTTCATTCACATTGCACAAGCAATAAGATACCTAAATGTAAAAAGTGCAATGCTCACTTAGTACACTTCTGCATTGTGTGTTGAAGACAAATCTTGTATCCTAACAAAATGGATCGAGAATGGAAGTTTACCTGTAAGGATACCCTGATGGGAAAAATGTATTTAGGAAAGATTCAACCATCCTATGGACAACTGGCCTTGAGTCATCAAACGTTGCCATCTGCAAAGAAACTCCAAAATTCCAGTCAGACTCAGAACCAAGCcagtttttgttttcattttttattttatttttcaaatagcATAGGTTAGTTTCACTAgaatatttttcatgaaaaatagtTGCAAAAATTTCCAACCAGCCAAAACAAATAACCAATTTCAATTGAATGACCAGTATTCCAACATAATGCCCATGGTTCTATATTCTTTTGGAAGGATAAGGTGCTGAATTGTAACAAAGttgatgtagaatgtgtcacaAAGATattcccagcatggttgagccaaaagaagatgaaccctgaattgaccataacttttgatccgggtatcgttatggggcgtacaacatatcaatctttactgaaacgggccatccgaggtgaactgacccacaaagtgggtcgcatctgtccgtttctttagaaaacgtgcgctttcagctcaaaaacgaatttttagaaaaattttactatttttagtaattccaatttttttattatttttagagttttagattttctttccttttagaaataacttttagttatactaggactcttctagagaaagtttatttgtaatttttatttttagaaattaggccttagaagagttttattaaaattaggatttttattagagttagaattttgctctttttggtaattacgaattttagtttttttttctatattaatggtgtaaggagacacattagacaattatcaatgatcaattaatcaattttgaatttcttagaatttatttctattttctactttctttcctcgtggattcaagaagtctctgtgaggagtccagagaagctccgtggattcggagtagttatcctcatcacattcatccccgtgtcaattggtatcaaagcaaggtttttccttgggccgatggcaaacaatgaaggtatgaatcaaaatcctgtggacggtgatacagggatttgttatcttttggaaagaatggaagctttccaccgggagagccAGTTGACCA
This region includes:
- the LOC131224380 gene encoding dihydrolipoyllysine-residue acetyltransferase component 5 of pyruvate dehydrogenase complex, chloroplastic-like encodes the protein MFGVDRFDVILPPGTGAIMAVGASQITAVATKDGRIGVKSQMQVNVTADLLRCLSDAPDICYFIFIFTIWLSNAPDICIAL